The genome window GAGTTGATGGACAGTATTATTTTCTTCAGCTTGTCAGCTGTCTAAACTGGTTTAAAGATAGTTCCTCATAGTTATTttacatattcatattttcttccaTCTGAGGATAATACTAATTTCAATCTCATAAAGGAAGTCAGATACTGAAGTCTGTTAAAGCAGGATCACACAAATAATTACACATTTTTCAAATCTTCATAGTTAATTGGTATTGAGAGAGATGGTTATCCCATTCTATCTGAAATCATCACATCCACACTATGAAAAGTTTTTGTAATCTTTATAAGTATGACTATCAAAGTTGGAAAATGATGTTTGTATAAATTTAGGTAAAGTATTAAAAGTATGGTTTTGATTGCAGATGGGCTTCATTTCTTAgttcattttctaatttattctaTACTTGTATTTCTATCCATTTGCCCAAATTCTGCCAAGTAACTGACACTTTGAACCCCATCCCCTTTGACATCTGAAATTGACACAAAGTTGCATCTGGCATGCACTGTGGAAGTCATCTATCCTCACACAGATATTTTGGATCTGCAAGTGACATTTTGTGAAGGAAAGTGGACAGAACCATGTGCCAGCAGGAAAGAAATGAGAAGATGTCAAGACTGCTGACCACAGAGCTCTTATTCTATCAAGTTTATTCTACTTCCACCCAGGAGATCTTGCTAGTGTTTCAGCCATCATTTCTTTCATAATTATTTTGGTAGTGCCTTTGGGAGATTACCTCAGTGTTCTTAATGAGCAACACTATATCATAAATATTGAGAAATTAccattttctgttctcttcctccttcaagGTAGGTCTGTATATTTTAGGATAGTTGCAGTATAGATTGATAGTTGGATACAGTGATTCTAGGTGCCACCTTGAAAGAAAAATTCATGTCATTTTCCACTggcttatttgttatcaaaagaATTTGTTggactgctttttaaaaatataagcataAATGGACTTGGGAATTTATTGGAGTAACAAATCaagttatacatacatatatatatatatatatatatatatatatataattttgttgtttatctttattttcttatctgtaaattACACATTCTACTGTTTTGTAGGTAACATTCATTCATGTGATAAATTGGTGTTTTCACAGAAGTCACTTTTCTGATCATTTGTCTGAGACTTCATCAAAATTTAGGGCAGAATAAAGAAATGATGGCCCTTGGTCTCTGAAGCCTAGACATCTGGGGTTACAGAAACCCAAATTAATTCATAGAAGCTTAAGTGAAAATTGAATGGTTTGTTTCTGCCTTGAAGAATAATCAATaataaatttcaattaaaataaaaatgttattaggCTAAGTTATCAAATGAGTTTGAAAAGAGTCTATTAAAAGCACAAAAGATGTATTAAATTAATTGCTTAACAGCGTGATCCTGTCAGTTAGTAGACCTCTGACCCAAGGAGAGCTTCTAAATCTCTAACTGCTTCCATGCCCTCACTTATAAAActgacatgcagacagaaaactATTTATAGCACCATTCATGAAAAAATAATTGACtgtttatacaaatattttaaacctGGAACTGTGTCACTAGACATTGTATgtgtgaaaatatatatattaggcAGTTTAAGGAATTCCTCTATCAAGAGAATCCCTGTTACCAGAGCGCTGTAATTACATGTACTGAAAGAGCACACATTTGATCATTACTGAACAAACAGAGTTAGTTTTAGTGtgcatttctttggtttttcgagacagggtttctctgtgtagctttggtgcctgttctgaatctagctctgtagaccaggctggccttgaactcacagagatctgcttgactctgcctcctgagtgctgggattaaaggtgtgctccaccaccgcccggccctagtgCACATTTCTTAAATGCCATGATGCTgtagtttatatattttatatgtaaaactTGTATATTATTTACAAGTACTGCCAAGTTAAATCCTAATgagaaaatatgaattatttacTTTTAAGTCAAGGTGTTTTACATAGGAAAGCTCATGAATTCACCTGAATGTCATAAACTGAGGGAACCTTAGGCTGTACTAAGAATATTTGTATATTCTCAATGCAGCTTCACTGATAAATATTAATTTGTATATGAacattttacaatatattttgtaTACCAAAATCATCAAATTTCTGTGCTCCTCAAAATGagtatagaaatgaattaattcttattttgttattCATGCTGAAATTATAGATTTTACAAAACCTACAATGAAGAAATGTTTGCATAATAGTTTCCCTAAGAGGTAATAAtcaactcttttttatttattcatctctcGTAAAATACatcttgaccacagtttcctccccTCAGTTTCACATGAGTAATATTACTCATGTGAAAAGTAAGAGATTTTCACATGagtaatattaattaaaactaatttGTAAATTACCCCCAAATAATACTGAATTAACAGAAATTAATTACAGTTTGAGTGACTACATGTCAATTTTCATTATATGATTGAGTATTTAAGATAAGACATGCTAAATAAGAGATAATCATGCAGTAAAGCATCACTATGGAAAACTGGATCTTTGAGTTTCTGCAGCTTTTATCATTCTAACAATTTATAAGATTTAAAATTCCTTCACAACAGATTTATTAAAATTCTGGATGTCTATACCAGGCTACCCTGTAGCAGATTTGAAAATTCACAAGTTTTTCTGTTACATGATCAAACAAACCATTTTACATGTAGTATATTGAATTCCAACAGTAGGCATATGAAAAAATCTGCaacattttataaagtatatacCAAgggtaaaaaattaaataaaaacttttaagaataaaaaatgtatttataaatatgttttttttttctttccaggaagCATAGACTTTGTATTAAGGCAATGCCAAATTTCACAGATGTGACAGAATTCCTCCTTGTGGGCTTGACAAGGCGTCAGGAACTCCAGGTCCTCTTCTTTGTGGTGTTCCTGGTGGTTTACATGGTCACTCTGCTGGGCAACATTGGTATGATCATTCTGATCAGCGTCAGCCCCCAGCTTCAGAGTCCTATGTACTTTTTTCTAAGTCATTTGTCCTTTGTGGATGTGTTGTTTTCCTCCAATGTTACCCCCAAAATGCTGGaaaacttactatcagaaacaAAAACCATTTCCTACGTGGGGTGTCTGATACAGTGTTACTTTTTCATTGCCCTGGTCCATGTGGAGGTCTATATTCTGGCCGTGATGGCCTTTGATCGCTACATGGCTATCTGCAACCCTTTGCTCTATGGCAGCAAGATGTCCAGGGCTGTCTGTGTCCGCCTCATTTCTGTGCCTTATGTCTACGGGTTCTCTGTGAGTCTTATCTGCACTCTGTGGACGTATGGTTTATATTTCTGTGGAAACTTTGAAATCAACCACTTCTATTGTGCTGACCCTCCTCTTATCAAGATTGCCTGTGGAGGAGTGCATATTAAAGAGTACACGATGATTGTTATTGCCGGAATTAACTTCACATATTCCCTGTCAGTGGTTCTCATCTCTTACACGCTCATTGTAGTTGCCGTGTTGCGCATGCGCTCTGCAGATGGCAGGAAAAAGGCATTCTCCACCTGCGGATCACACCTGACAGCTGTTTCCATGTTTTACGGAACCCTTATATTCATGTATCTCAGAAGGCCAACGGAGGAGTCTGTGGAACAGGGAAAGATGGTGGCTGTGTTTTATACCACTGTGATTCCCATGCTGAACCCCATGATATACAGTCTCAGGAATAAAGATGTGAAGGAAGCAGTCAGCAAGGCAATAGCCAAGGCAAACTTAAGAAAATGACATTGAAGCAGATATTTTATAGGCCTGTTAATTCAAATGTATATGACTAAACATAAAATCTCTAGCTTGAAAATCTTTCTACATACAACCCTTGTACAAATCCAGCTTCCCACAGTGGTGCTTTACAGCACAAATGTCCCTTATTAAGCACGTTTTctcttaaatattataaaaacttATATGATTTAAGAACTTGTGTTTATTCAACTATTGGAGGTATTTGCAAATAAGTTTGGTTAACAAGTATTAAAGTACAAGTCCCTTACTAGAGCTGAATGTTACCTCTTAAGACTTTTGTTAACCATGTCTGTCT of Peromyscus maniculatus bairdii isolate BWxNUB_F1_BW_parent chromosome 4, HU_Pman_BW_mat_3.1, whole genome shotgun sequence contains these proteins:
- the LOC102921672 gene encoding olfactory receptor 5M9 — encoded protein: MPNFTDVTEFLLVGLTRRQELQVLFFVVFLVVYMVTLLGNIGMIILISVSPQLQSPMYFFLSHLSFVDVLFSSNVTPKMLENLLSETKTISYVGCLIQCYFFIALVHVEVYILAVMAFDRYMAICNPLLYGSKMSRAVCVRLISVPYVYGFSVSLICTLWTYGLYFCGNFEINHFYCADPPLIKIACGGVHIKEYTMIVIAGINFTYSLSVVLISYTLIVVAVLRMRSADGRKKAFSTCGSHLTAVSMFYGTLIFMYLRRPTEESVEQGKMVAVFYTTVIPMLNPMIYSLRNKDVKEAVSKAIAKANLRK